The following are from one region of the Bradyrhizobium septentrionale genome:
- the mmsB gene encoding 3-hydroxyisobutyrate dehydrogenase yields MANVAFIGLGNMGGPMAANLVKAGHKVTAFDLVAASRDQARHDGAAIAESGVAAVKGADVVITMLPAGKHVLGVWNEVLPSMAKGALIIDCSTIDVESAKQAHALAAKHGMASVDAPVSGGTGGAKGGTLTFMCGGEAKAFAAAQPMLANMGKKIVHCGGGGAGQAAKICNNMILGISMIAVGEAFVLAEKLGLSHQALFDVASTSSGQCWSLTTYCPVPGPVPTSPANNDYKPGFASNLMVKDLTLAQDAANAAGAVTPLGKHAQELYKTFDASGHGGVDFSGIIQHVRSLAGK; encoded by the coding sequence ATGGCAAACGTCGCATTCATCGGGCTCGGCAATATGGGCGGGCCGATGGCGGCCAATCTGGTCAAGGCCGGCCACAAGGTCACCGCGTTCGATCTGGTCGCGGCCTCTCGCGATCAGGCGAGGCACGACGGTGCCGCGATCGCCGAGAGCGGCGTTGCTGCCGTGAAGGGCGCCGATGTCGTCATCACCATGTTGCCGGCCGGCAAGCACGTGCTCGGCGTCTGGAACGAGGTGCTTCCGTCGATGGCCAAGGGTGCGCTGATCATCGACTGCTCGACCATCGACGTCGAGAGTGCCAAGCAGGCGCATGCGCTGGCCGCCAAGCATGGCATGGCCTCGGTCGATGCGCCGGTCTCCGGCGGCACCGGCGGCGCCAAGGGCGGGACGCTGACCTTCATGTGCGGCGGCGAGGCGAAGGCCTTTGCGGCGGCCCAGCCGATGCTGGCCAACATGGGCAAGAAGATCGTGCATTGCGGCGGCGGCGGCGCAGGGCAGGCGGCCAAGATCTGCAACAACATGATCCTCGGCATTTCCATGATCGCGGTCGGCGAGGCCTTCGTGCTGGCCGAAAAGCTCGGCCTGTCGCACCAGGCGCTGTTCGACGTCGCCTCGACCTCGTCGGGGCAGTGCTGGTCGCTGACGACCTATTGCCCGGTTCCCGGCCCGGTGCCGACCTCGCCGGCCAACAACGACTACAAGCCGGGTTTCGCCTCCAACCTGATGGTCAAGGACCTCACGCTGGCCCAGGACGCCGCCAATGCCGCCGGCGCGGTGACGCCGCTCGGCAAGCATGCGCAGGAACTCTACAAGACCTTCGACGCGTCGGGCCATGGCGGGGTCGACTTTTCCGGAATTATCCAGCACGTTCGCAGCCTCGCTGGGAAGTAA
- a CDS encoding AMP-binding protein, with product MTTFQDARAFLLKHRTDYDTAVRDFRWPDPVPFNWALDWFDAELAKSPDSRDRPALWIVDAASGKETKLSFAALSRRSNQVANFLRAQGLKRGDHLLLLLGNVVPLWETMLAAMKLGVVVIPATTLLTADELRDRLDRGRAKAVVATQDQVAKFAGLGSDKLVRIVVGAAQTQEGWLPFEDAAKAPEAFTPDGPTKADDPMLLYFTSGTTAKPKLVRHSQRSYPVGHLSTMYWIGLQPGDVHLNISSPGWAKHAWSCFFAPWNAGATIFIANQPRFEAKGLLATIARCGVTTLCAPPTVWRMFIQEQLSDFKVSLREVCGAGEPLNPEIIDQVKSAWGLTIRDGYGQTETTALAGNSPGQKVKVGSMGRPLPGYRVQVTDNDGHASKEGEVTLLLGADRPAGLMQGYQGDDGKLAGADGEIYRSGDVVFTDDEGYLTFVGRTDDVFKSSDYRISPFELESVLLEHDAVAEAAVVPSPDPIRLAIPKAYVLLVSGVERTPETALSIFQHLHARLAPFKRIRKIELVTELPKTISGKIRRVQLRRLEHDDNRSDALRGAEFREEEFPELQRVRSSGSES from the coding sequence ATGACCACATTTCAGGACGCACGCGCCTTTCTGCTCAAGCACCGCACCGACTACGACACGGCGGTGAGGGATTTTCGCTGGCCGGATCCGGTGCCGTTCAACTGGGCGCTGGACTGGTTCGATGCCGAGCTGGCGAAATCACCTGACAGCCGCGATCGGCCGGCGCTGTGGATCGTCGATGCCGCCAGCGGCAAAGAAACCAAGCTTTCCTTTGCCGCGCTGTCGCGCCGCTCGAACCAGGTGGCGAATTTCCTGCGCGCGCAGGGGTTGAAGCGCGGCGATCATCTGTTGCTGCTGCTCGGCAACGTTGTGCCGCTGTGGGAGACCATGCTGGCGGCGATGAAGCTGGGCGTCGTCGTGATCCCGGCGACCACGCTATTGACCGCGGATGAATTGCGCGACCGGCTGGATCGCGGCCGGGCCAAGGCGGTGGTTGCGACGCAGGATCAGGTCGCGAAGTTCGCGGGCCTCGGCAGCGACAAATTGGTGCGCATCGTGGTCGGTGCGGCGCAGACCCAGGAGGGCTGGCTGCCGTTCGAGGACGCCGCGAAGGCGCCCGAAGCCTTCACGCCCGATGGCCCGACCAAGGCCGACGACCCCATGCTGCTGTATTTCACCTCGGGCACCACGGCAAAGCCAAAGTTGGTGCGGCACAGCCAGCGCAGCTATCCGGTCGGCCATCTCTCGACCATGTACTGGATCGGCCTGCAGCCCGGCGACGTCCATCTCAACATCTCGTCGCCCGGCTGGGCCAAGCATGCCTGGAGCTGCTTCTTCGCACCGTGGAATGCCGGCGCGACGATCTTCATCGCCAACCAGCCACGCTTCGAGGCGAAAGGACTGCTCGCGACCATCGCCCGCTGTGGCGTCACCACGCTGTGCGCGCCGCCGACGGTGTGGCGGATGTTCATCCAGGAGCAACTGTCAGACTTCAAGGTGAGTCTGCGGGAAGTCTGCGGCGCCGGCGAGCCGCTCAACCCTGAGATCATCGACCAGGTCAAATCGGCTTGGGGGCTGACCATCCGCGACGGCTACGGCCAGACCGAGACCACGGCGCTCGCCGGCAACTCGCCGGGGCAGAAGGTCAAGGTCGGCTCGATGGGCCGGCCGCTGCCGGGCTATCGCGTGCAGGTCACCGACAATGACGGCCATGCCTCCAAGGAAGGCGAGGTGACGCTCCTGCTCGGCGCCGACAGGCCGGCGGGTCTGATGCAGGGCTATCAGGGCGACGACGGCAAGCTCGCCGGCGCCGACGGCGAGATCTATCGCAGCGGCGACGTCGTGTTCACCGATGACGAGGGCTATCTGACCTTCGTCGGCCGCACCGACGACGTCTTCAAATCCTCCGACTACCGGATCTCGCCGTTCGAGCTCGAAAGCGTGCTGCTGGAGCACGATGCGGTGGCGGAAGCCGCCGTGGTGCCGAGCCCGGACCCGATCCGGCTGGCGATCCCCAAGGCCTATGTGCTGCTGGTCTCAGGTGTCGAGCGCACGCCGGAGACCGCGCTGTCGATCTTCCAGCACCTGCATGCAAGGCTGGCGCCGTTCAAGCGCATCCGCAAGATCGAGCTGGTGACCGAGCTGCCGAAGACGATCTCCGGAAAAATCCGCCGGGTGCAGTTGCGCCGGCTCGAACATGACGATAATCGCAGCGATGCGTTGCGCGGAGCCGAGTTCCGCGAGGAAGAATTTCCGGAGCTGCAGAGAGTGCGGTCATCCGGATCGGAGAGCTAG